A stretch of Arthrobacter sunyaminii DNA encodes these proteins:
- a CDS encoding alpha/beta hydrolase family protein: MPISIPALSFPAVSDVPAPPTGISAPWIKWTAFGAGVGAAATTALFAATSGLGVYFARQVVTPRRTRDANLEILAVFDSEHGKQIILPANEDTTVDGTYSLYFDGGEGHARIGTIRSYVPREGTVQRDVEEIYSGDLAKAVRGWWSGAIYPSPAAVGLAEEEVQVPVDGGMAPAWLVRADQEAATWAIMVHGRGAQRTECLRAVRTARAAGLTSLLISYRNDGEAPFASDGRYGLGLTEWHDVEAAIRYALDHGAKDVVLFGWSMGGAISLQAADRSPLSRHIRALVLDGPVINWVDVLAHHARLNRIPAQAGRLGQWLISNTAGRALTGLAAPLDLKSMDWVSRADELRIPTLILHSEDDEFVPCGPSAELAEKNPGVVTFERFSKAGHTKEYNVDPERWETTVSVWLNNILGRTRHPAVRRAEERG, encoded by the coding sequence ATGCCTATCTCGATCCCCGCCCTTTCGTTCCCGGCTGTCTCCGACGTTCCTGCACCTCCAACCGGAATTTCCGCCCCGTGGATCAAGTGGACGGCATTCGGTGCCGGGGTGGGCGCGGCTGCAACCACGGCACTTTTCGCCGCGACGTCGGGCCTTGGTGTCTATTTCGCCCGGCAGGTGGTCACCCCTCGCCGCACCCGGGACGCCAATCTGGAGATCCTGGCCGTGTTTGATTCGGAGCACGGCAAGCAGATCATTCTGCCGGCCAATGAGGACACCACGGTGGACGGAACCTACAGCCTGTATTTCGACGGCGGTGAGGGCCACGCGCGGATCGGTACCATCCGTTCCTACGTGCCGCGTGAAGGAACCGTCCAGCGCGACGTCGAAGAAATCTACAGCGGAGATCTCGCCAAAGCCGTGCGGGGCTGGTGGAGCGGTGCCATCTATCCCTCGCCCGCCGCCGTCGGCCTGGCCGAGGAGGAAGTCCAGGTTCCCGTGGACGGGGGCATGGCACCGGCCTGGCTGGTCCGGGCTGATCAGGAAGCCGCCACCTGGGCCATCATGGTGCACGGCCGCGGTGCGCAGCGGACCGAATGCCTGCGCGCAGTGCGCACGGCCCGTGCGGCGGGCCTGACGAGCCTGCTCATTTCCTACCGGAACGACGGCGAAGCGCCCTTTGCGTCCGACGGTCGGTACGGCCTGGGCCTGACAGAATGGCACGACGTCGAAGCCGCCATCCGTTACGCCCTGGACCACGGTGCCAAGGATGTTGTTCTGTTCGGGTGGTCGATGGGAGGAGCCATCAGCCTCCAGGCCGCCGACCGTTCCCCGTTGAGCCGGCATATCCGCGCTCTGGTACTGGACGGTCCGGTCATCAACTGGGTTGACGTGCTGGCCCACCATGCCCGTCTCAACCGAATCCCGGCGCAGGCCGGACGGCTGGGCCAGTGGCTGATCTCCAATACGGCAGGCCGGGCGCTGACAGGTCTTGCCGCACCGCTGGACCTCAAGAGCATGGACTGGGTTTCCCGGGCGGACGAGCTCCGGATTCCCACACTGATTCTGCACAGCGAGGACGACGAGTTTGTTCCCTGCGGCCCGTCTGCGGAGCTGGCCGAGAAGAATCCCGGAGTGGTCACGTTTGAGCGCTTTTCCAAGGCCGGCCACACCAAGGAGTACAACGTGGATCCCGAGCGCTGGGAAACCACCGTGTCGGTATGGCTCAACAACATCCTGGGCCGTACCCGGCATCCGGCTGTGCGCCGTGCGGAGGAACGGGGTTAA
- the ybaK gene encoding Cys-tRNA(Pro) deacylase, which produces MAGNRDKHSGKHPDKHAGNHPGKGATPATRLLDEAKVPYTVRHYEHDDGAPSYGLEAAEKLELPPEAVYKTLMVDLGGRLGVAMVPVAQNLDLKKFAALMGARKAVMADRHEAERRTGYVVGGISPLGQKRPSPAGIDNRVELLDTVYVSGGRRGLQIGLSPFDLIRLTSALTAPIAATPA; this is translated from the coding sequence ATGGCAGGCAATCGGGACAAGCACTCGGGCAAGCACCCGGATAAACACGCGGGCAATCATCCGGGCAAGGGCGCGACGCCGGCCACCCGGCTGCTGGACGAAGCCAAAGTTCCGTACACGGTCCGCCACTATGAGCATGACGACGGAGCCCCCTCCTATGGTTTGGAAGCAGCGGAGAAACTGGAGCTGCCGCCGGAGGCCGTCTACAAAACGCTGATGGTGGATCTGGGCGGCCGGCTGGGCGTTGCCATGGTTCCGGTCGCCCAGAACCTCGACCTGAAGAAGTTCGCCGCGCTGATGGGTGCGCGCAAAGCCGTAATGGCTGACCGGCACGAGGCGGAGAGGCGCACCGGCTACGTAGTGGGAGGAATTTCGCCGCTGGGGCAGAAACGACCCTCGCCAGCGGGAATCGACAACCGCGTGGAACTGCTGGACACCGTTTATGTTTCCGGCGGACGGCGTGGACTGCAGATCGGGCTCTCGCCCTTTGACCTCATCCGGCTCACCTCCGCCCTCACGGCGCCCATAGCGGCTACGCCGGCGTAA
- a CDS encoding SufE family protein, translating to MSVTPETAVPDQLAEIVDDFQALEEAERLELLLEFSRSLPELPAEIADRPELMEQVVECQSPVFLSLDVDDSPDHLVSLFFKAPPEAPTTRGFASVLYEGLNGLPAQQILAVPADVPDRLGLTRAITPLRMRGMSAMLGRIKRRLAEHEKLNQG from the coding sequence ATGAGCGTCACCCCCGAAACCGCCGTCCCGGATCAGCTTGCTGAGATTGTTGACGACTTCCAGGCCCTTGAGGAAGCCGAGCGGCTGGAGCTGCTGCTGGAATTCTCCCGCAGCCTCCCGGAGCTTCCCGCCGAAATCGCCGACCGCCCGGAGCTGATGGAACAGGTTGTCGAGTGCCAGTCGCCGGTGTTTCTCAGCCTTGACGTGGATGACTCCCCTGACCATTTGGTGTCCCTGTTCTTCAAGGCACCGCCGGAGGCTCCCACCACCCGCGGCTTCGCCAGTGTGCTCTATGAGGGCCTGAACGGTCTGCCCGCGCAGCAGATTCTGGCCGTCCCGGCGGATGTTCCTGACCGTCTTGGCCTCACTCGCGCCATCACACCGCTGCGCATGCGCGGCATGTCAGCCATGCTGGGACGTATCAAGCGCCGTCTGGCCGAGCACGAAAAACTGAACCAGGGGTAG
- a CDS encoding sulfurtransferase: MSIAPDTASKFSEYAHPERLVSTQWLAENLDADGLVVLESNEDILLYETGHIPGARKIDWHTDLNDADTRDFVDGEAFAKLMSRKGITRDSTVVIYGDKSNWWAAYALWVFTLFGHEDVRLLDGGRDKWVAEGRPMTTDKVVVDTTDYPVVERNDAKIRAFLPDVVGHLGKGPLIDVRSPAEYTGERTHMPDYMDEGAMKGGHIPTAKSVPWGKAAAEDGTFRTREELEALYKEGAGLKEGDDVVAYCRIGERSSHTWFVLKHLLGFDSVRNYDGSWTEWGNAVRVPIARGEEPGSAPR, translated from the coding sequence ATGTCGATTGCCCCTGACACCGCTTCCAAGTTTTCCGAATATGCCCATCCCGAGCGCCTTGTTTCCACGCAGTGGCTGGCCGAGAACTTGGACGCCGACGGCTTGGTGGTCCTTGAATCCAACGAGGACATCCTGCTGTATGAAACGGGCCATATCCCGGGCGCACGGAAAATCGACTGGCACACCGACCTCAACGATGCCGATACGCGTGATTTCGTCGACGGCGAAGCGTTCGCGAAGCTGATGTCCCGCAAGGGCATCACCCGTGACTCCACCGTGGTGATTTACGGGGACAAGAGCAACTGGTGGGCCGCCTACGCGCTGTGGGTCTTCACCCTCTTTGGCCATGAGGATGTCCGGCTGCTCGACGGCGGCCGGGATAAGTGGGTTGCCGAAGGCCGCCCCATGACCACTGACAAGGTGGTTGTTGACACCACGGATTACCCGGTGGTGGAACGCAACGACGCAAAAATCCGTGCCTTCCTGCCCGACGTCGTCGGCCACCTGGGCAAAGGGCCGCTGATCGATGTGCGCTCCCCCGCCGAATACACGGGCGAACGTACCCACATGCCCGATTACATGGATGAGGGTGCCATGAAGGGCGGCCACATCCCCACCGCCAAGTCGGTGCCGTGGGGCAAGGCTGCCGCCGAAGACGGAACCTTCCGCACGCGCGAAGAACTGGAGGCGCTTTACAAGGAAGGTGCCGGGCTGAAGGAGGGCGACGACGTCGTGGCCTACTGCCGCATCGGTGAGCGTTCCAGCCACACGTGGTTTGTGCTGAAGCACCTGCTTGGATTCGACTCCGTCCGCAACTACGACGGTTCCTGGACCGAGTGGGGCAACGCAGTACGCGTCCCCATCGCCCGCGGCGAAGAGCCCGGCAGCGCTCCCCGCTGA
- the zapE gene encoding cell division protein ZapE: MAQVEHLAERTPQVSTDELLKGFFPSPRFGEVSFDSYRPDPAQPSQAKAVSAMRDFAVAVDVPEPTGLRKLFGARKPDSKAGFYLDGGFGVGKTHLLASLWHAVEGPKAFGTFVEYTNLVGALSFRKTVEALSAYKLVCIDEFELDDPGDTVLMSRLMRELADAGVKLAATSNTLPGSLGEGRFAAVDFQREIQVLADQFDVVRIDGEDYRHRGLPQSPDPVSEADLNDRVAEEFSGKVVADDEFATLINHLSTVHPSRYRQLIDGVDAVAWHNVTTITEQSVALRFVVLADRLYDKDVPILASGVPFDQLFTEEMMNGGYMKKYFRAVSRLTALAREGQTGEAA, translated from the coding sequence GTGGCACAAGTGGAGCACCTTGCAGAGCGGACTCCCCAGGTCTCGACCGACGAACTTCTGAAGGGTTTTTTCCCCTCGCCCCGGTTCGGTGAAGTTTCCTTCGACAGCTACCGTCCTGACCCCGCGCAGCCGTCACAGGCCAAGGCCGTCAGCGCCATGCGGGACTTCGCCGTCGCCGTCGACGTGCCCGAACCCACCGGCCTGCGCAAGCTCTTCGGTGCAAGAAAGCCTGACTCCAAGGCCGGTTTCTACCTCGACGGCGGTTTCGGTGTCGGCAAAACCCACCTGCTGGCCTCGCTGTGGCACGCCGTTGAGGGGCCAAAAGCTTTTGGAACCTTCGTGGAGTACACGAACCTGGTGGGGGCCCTCTCGTTCCGCAAAACCGTTGAAGCCCTGAGCGCGTACAAGCTCGTCTGCATCGATGAATTCGAACTCGATGATCCGGGGGACACGGTCCTGATGTCCCGCCTGATGCGGGAACTGGCCGACGCCGGCGTCAAGCTTGCCGCTACGTCCAACACCCTGCCCGGTTCTCTCGGTGAGGGGCGTTTCGCGGCGGTCGATTTCCAGCGTGAGATCCAGGTCCTGGCCGACCAGTTCGACGTCGTGCGCATTGACGGCGAAGACTACCGCCACCGCGGACTGCCCCAGTCTCCGGACCCCGTGAGTGAGGCTGACCTTAACGACCGGGTGGCTGAAGAGTTCAGCGGCAAGGTTGTTGCCGACGACGAATTCGCCACCCTCATCAACCACCTCTCCACCGTCCACCCGAGCCGCTACCGTCAGCTCATCGACGGGGTGGACGCTGTTGCCTGGCACAACGTCACCACCATCACCGAGCAGTCCGTGGCCCTGCGTTTTGTGGTGCTGGCTGACCGGCTGTACGACAAGGATGTTCCGATCCTCGCCAGCGGTGTTCCGTTTGATCAGCTCTTCACCGAGGAAATGATGAACGGCGGATATATGAAGAAGTACTTCCGTGCGGTTTCGCGGCTTACGGCGCTGGCGCGCGAAGGGCAGACCGGAGAAGCTGCTTAG
- a CDS encoding antitoxin, with the protein MSIFDGLKGKAGELKGKATELVGENADKIKGGIGHAGKFVDEKTGGKYSDKIDGFQSKASEAVDKVDRNQGPATGTEPGPTPPAV; encoded by the coding sequence GTGTCTATATTTGACGGGCTCAAGGGCAAGGCCGGAGAGCTGAAGGGCAAGGCTACCGAGCTTGTGGGTGAAAACGCCGACAAGATCAAGGGCGGCATCGGTCACGCGGGGAAATTCGTCGACGAGAAGACCGGCGGAAAGTACTCGGACAAGATCGACGGCTTCCAGAGCAAGGCCTCGGAAGCGGTAGACAAGGTCGACCGCAATCAGGGGCCCGCCACGGGAACCGAACCCGGACCGACTCCTCCGGCCGTATAA
- a CDS encoding HNH endonuclease signature motif containing protein, which translates to MEEDLKVRTTGAASAAPEDQAQTWSGPGETHPSFSAGQASRPIPALSSLVPAAQRIVRDLDERIPFLSSAELVTVASDVESLSRFVDHLQIVAAAALERARISSVATDPWTLPSGQVQPEFKNTAEYLRHRLRISRREAWRRIRLGSSLTSSTSISGETLKPELPVVAEWAGQGLLAGEAAQVISMAMKRVQGCGTREDRAAMEAALTDVAASQDQDVLNVVAQAWINHLDPDGTEPSEQQKAELQGLFIRRRYRGLHRIDIFATEDQFETLMTALAPEANPRVDAAKAAEGSCMDLEGKPRAVPADPRSYPQKRLDGLVSSCRLALLSGRLPASGGSKPQVLAVIAYDQLSDRLTTAGAGSSKAAGTNPDRTPESGMLAFAGPVPAHQIRRIACDADIIPVVLSGEGRVLDVGAAARYFPPHLRKALIARDRGCAFPGCTAPAPWCEAHHIEYHSHGGATSTDNGVLLCGFHHHLIHREKWRVVVRRGVPWFVPPTYVDPYQAPLRNTYFHPLRPPRSSA; encoded by the coding sequence ATGGAAGAGGATCTGAAAGTCCGCACCACAGGAGCTGCATCTGCTGCGCCGGAGGACCAAGCACAGACCTGGTCAGGCCCAGGTGAGACCCACCCCTCCTTTTCGGCCGGCCAGGCAAGCCGGCCGATCCCGGCACTGAGCAGTTTGGTTCCCGCTGCGCAGCGTATTGTCCGCGATCTCGACGAACGGATTCCCTTCCTGTCATCAGCGGAACTGGTCACCGTCGCGTCTGACGTTGAGTCACTGTCACGATTTGTCGACCATCTTCAGATCGTCGCCGCCGCTGCCCTCGAACGCGCGCGGATATCGTCCGTCGCAACTGATCCATGGACCCTCCCGTCCGGGCAAGTCCAGCCGGAATTCAAGAACACGGCAGAGTACCTGCGTCACCGCCTTCGGATCAGTCGGCGAGAAGCCTGGAGGCGCATTCGCCTGGGTTCTTCGCTCACTTCCTCAACAAGCATTTCCGGGGAAACCCTCAAGCCGGAGTTACCGGTGGTGGCCGAATGGGCTGGGCAGGGCCTGCTGGCAGGCGAAGCTGCACAAGTGATCAGCATGGCTATGAAGCGCGTACAGGGCTGCGGAACCCGTGAGGATCGTGCGGCCATGGAGGCAGCATTGACTGACGTGGCAGCCAGCCAGGACCAGGACGTTCTCAACGTAGTGGCCCAAGCCTGGATCAATCATCTCGATCCCGACGGAACAGAGCCGTCCGAGCAGCAAAAAGCCGAGTTGCAGGGATTGTTTATCCGCCGGAGGTACCGCGGGCTGCACCGAATAGACATATTTGCCACAGAGGACCAATTTGAAACCCTTATGACAGCGCTGGCGCCGGAGGCCAATCCGCGAGTCGACGCCGCCAAGGCCGCTGAGGGCTCCTGCATGGATCTGGAGGGCAAGCCACGTGCAGTCCCGGCTGATCCCCGCAGCTACCCGCAGAAGCGCCTGGACGGACTTGTAAGCTCGTGCCGGTTGGCTCTGTTGTCCGGCAGGCTTCCCGCCAGCGGGGGATCCAAACCGCAGGTCTTGGCTGTCATTGCCTACGACCAGCTAAGCGACCGCTTGACGACCGCCGGGGCGGGAAGCTCCAAGGCCGCGGGGACAAATCCGGACAGAACTCCCGAAAGCGGAATGCTGGCGTTCGCCGGACCTGTTCCGGCTCATCAGATACGCCGCATCGCCTGCGACGCGGACATCATCCCCGTAGTCCTTAGCGGTGAGGGCCGCGTTCTGGACGTTGGTGCCGCGGCCCGCTACTTTCCGCCGCATCTTCGGAAGGCATTGATTGCCAGAGACCGCGGATGTGCTTTCCCAGGCTGCACCGCGCCTGCCCCATGGTGCGAGGCACACCACATCGAATATCACTCTCATGGCGGAGCCACGAGCACGGACAACGGCGTCCTGCTGTGCGGGTTCCACCACCACCTCATCCACCGGGAGAAATGGCGGGTGGTGGTCCGGCGCGGTGTCCCCTGGTTCGTGCCACCCACCTATGTGGATCCCTATCAAGCTCCCCTCAGAAACACCTACTTTCATCCGCTCCGGCCACCACGGTCAAGTGCATGA
- a CDS encoding cytochrome, translating into MTEPALAHSTEFGRMYSRSLSEPPTVPSITTVIAQGSTSLDGWHSHMAATAVVKDPKLPASLGNPGALRSLVKEASRASERYRDQAAERGTRVHYYCEQVSLRALDLPHELEAARTALLEHGEHQFADRFDEWWDLYQVEPLAPEITVWNDELGYAGTLDLVARINGRLCLIDYKTKNTDRDGQVKPLDDKVVMQLVAGMKAKESLVDAGKGVWEPWAYGEDPLLLGVAVGQTEVRPMRANPAVLPQHWFKFCALRRLWQTSYDVAGAGRALLPIAPPPVGAHAVRSPQTSST; encoded by the coding sequence ATGACTGAACCAGCTCTGGCACATTCAACAGAATTCGGGCGGATGTACTCCCGGTCCCTCTCCGAACCGCCTACGGTACCGTCCATCACCACCGTGATCGCGCAGGGTTCCACCTCGCTGGACGGCTGGCACAGCCACATGGCTGCCACCGCGGTAGTCAAGGATCCCAAGCTCCCCGCAAGCCTCGGCAACCCCGGCGCGCTGCGCTCCCTCGTCAAGGAGGCCTCGCGAGCTTCGGAGCGTTACCGGGACCAGGCGGCTGAACGCGGAACGCGCGTGCACTATTACTGTGAGCAGGTTTCCCTGCGCGCCCTGGACCTTCCCCATGAGCTCGAAGCGGCACGCACGGCGCTGCTGGAACACGGCGAGCATCAGTTCGCCGACCGTTTCGATGAGTGGTGGGACCTGTACCAGGTGGAGCCGCTGGCACCGGAAATCACCGTCTGGAATGACGAACTCGGCTACGCGGGCACCCTTGATCTGGTGGCGCGCATCAACGGCCGGCTCTGTCTCATTGACTACAAGACGAAGAACACGGACCGCGACGGGCAGGTCAAGCCGCTGGATGACAAGGTTGTCATGCAGTTGGTGGCCGGCATGAAGGCGAAGGAATCCCTGGTGGACGCGGGCAAGGGCGTCTGGGAGCCGTGGGCCTACGGCGAGGATCCGCTGCTGCTCGGTGTCGCCGTCGGGCAAACTGAAGTGCGGCCCATGCGCGCCAACCCCGCTGTCCTTCCGCAGCACTGGTTCAAGTTCTGTGCGCTGCGCCGGCTTTGGCAAACCTCGTACGACGTCGCGGGCGCGGGCCGCGCGCTCCTGCCGATTGCGCCGCCGCCGGTCGGGGCACACGCGGTCCGGTCTCCCCAAACCTCGTCCACCTAA
- the def gene encoding peptide deformylase yields MAILNIRIIGDPVLRTRAEEVTDFGPELAKLVADMEETMEDVDGAGLAAPQVGVSLRVFTYRIDGQSGHVVNPVLELSEDRQEDQMEGCLSIPGLGYPVSRSRWTRVTGVDKDGNPVTLEGEGMLARAFQHETDHLDGVLYIDRLEGENRKKALRAIRQADYDAIAGRTTAERAQTVGSAFGAGASFGAAAGGTFGAGNGGQA; encoded by the coding sequence ATGGCAATCCTGAACATCCGGATTATCGGCGACCCCGTCCTGAGGACCCGCGCTGAGGAGGTCACGGACTTCGGACCGGAGCTGGCCAAGCTCGTCGCCGACATGGAAGAAACCATGGAGGATGTTGACGGCGCCGGCCTTGCTGCACCCCAGGTGGGTGTCAGCCTCCGGGTGTTCACCTACCGGATTGACGGCCAGTCCGGGCACGTTGTCAATCCCGTCCTGGAGCTGAGCGAAGACCGCCAGGAAGACCAGATGGAGGGCTGCCTCTCCATTCCCGGACTGGGCTATCCCGTTTCGCGCAGCCGCTGGACCCGCGTCACCGGTGTGGACAAGGACGGCAATCCCGTGACGCTCGAAGGAGAGGGCATGCTCGCCCGCGCTTTCCAGCATGAAACCGACCACCTGGACGGCGTGCTCTACATTGACCGGCTCGAAGGCGAAAACCGCAAGAAGGCACTTCGCGCCATCCGCCAGGCAGACTATGACGCCATTGCCGGACGCACGACAGCGGAGCGTGCCCAGACGGTGGGCTCGGCCTTCGGTGCCGGAGCATCCTTCGGTGCAGCCGCTGGCGGTACTTTCGGCGCGGGCAACGGCGGACAGGCCTAG
- the fmt gene encoding methionyl-tRNA formyltransferase has protein sequence MRVLFAGTPAVAVPSLNALLEAGFDIVAVLTRPDAPLGRKRTLTPSPVAARAEELGLPVIRAAKIDDDAVAAIRAANPDVAAIVAYGGLIPERALTIPEHGWINLHFSLLPAWRGAAPVQHAVINGDDVTGASTFLLEKGLDTGPVYGQLTETLSPEDTSGALLERLSHSGAVLLAQTLSAIETGAAHAVPQSGDVTLAPKLTIDDARIDWQQPALAIRRRINGVTPEPGAWTTWDGARFKIGAAVLRPDITDLAPGQVRFTGGAQAAAVVGTGSSGLELAQVQPAGKKMMPGADWARGLANREDVVFE, from the coding sequence ATGCGCGTACTTTTTGCCGGAACTCCCGCCGTCGCCGTCCCCTCCCTGAACGCCCTGCTGGAAGCCGGCTTCGACATCGTTGCCGTGCTCACCCGCCCCGACGCACCGTTGGGGCGCAAACGCACCCTCACGCCGTCGCCTGTTGCTGCCCGGGCCGAGGAACTGGGCCTGCCGGTGATCCGGGCGGCCAAGATCGACGACGACGCCGTGGCCGCCATCCGCGCCGCCAATCCGGACGTCGCCGCCATCGTTGCCTACGGCGGACTCATTCCCGAACGGGCACTGACCATCCCCGAACACGGCTGGATCAACCTTCACTTTTCCCTGCTTCCCGCCTGGCGCGGCGCCGCCCCCGTGCAGCACGCCGTCATCAACGGCGACGACGTCACCGGGGCTTCAACGTTCCTGCTGGAAAAGGGGCTGGATACCGGCCCCGTGTACGGGCAGCTAACCGAAACCCTGTCCCCGGAGGACACCAGTGGCGCGCTGCTGGAACGGCTCTCGCACAGTGGCGCCGTGCTGCTCGCACAGACGCTCAGCGCTATCGAAACCGGCGCGGCACACGCCGTACCGCAGTCCGGTGACGTCACGCTCGCACCCAAGCTCACGATCGACGACGCACGGATTGACTGGCAGCAGCCTGCACTGGCGATCCGCCGCCGGATCAACGGCGTCACGCCGGAACCGGGAGCATGGACCACCTGGGACGGAGCGCGATTCAAGATCGGCGCCGCCGTGCTGCGCCCTGACATTACCGATCTGGCCCCCGGCCAGGTCCGCTTCACCGGCGGTGCGCAGGCTGCGGCCGTCGTCGGCACCGGTTCATCCGGGCTGGAACTGGCGCAGGTGCAGCCCGCCGGCAAGAAAATGATGCCGGGGGCCGACTGGGCCCGCGGCCTGGCCAACCGTGAGGACGTGGTCTTCGAATGA
- a CDS encoding RsmB/NOP family class I SAM-dependent RNA methyltransferase yields the protein MTPQNSTPQNNTPSARSAQGNKARNEKGHERSRPTVRSYTKQAPGQRTRAADPARLVAFEVLRAVSEDDAYANLVLPKSIRKHHLDKRDAGFATELAYGALRGQGTYDAILAKCVDRPLERLDPAVLDALRIGAHQLLAMRVPAHAALDQTVGLARAVIGAGPSALINAVLRKVAARDLDSWLEELTRGETDPTKRAAIEHSHPEWIVRALRQSLVAHGRSVEEITDLLQADNDAPVVNLVALPGLGTLDEAREAGAVDGELVADSALYSAGDVGRLESVRAGTTRVQDAGSQLVARALAAVDIGDRTADGSRDGEQWLDLCAGPGGKAALLAALANEKGAILLANEPAAHRAKLVRQALEAVPGEVWDVRTGDGRSIAEQYPDTFDRILVDAPCTGLGALRRRPESRWRRKPTDVGELGALQRELLTAAVDAVKPGGVVGYVTCSPHPAETTAVVADVLRLRNDLELLDAGAALDSASLTGNLEAGHELTAQLWPHIHQTDAMFLALIRRKV from the coding sequence ATGACCCCCCAAAACAGCACTCCGCAGAACAATACGCCCTCTGCCCGTTCAGCCCAGGGCAACAAGGCACGCAACGAAAAGGGACACGAACGCAGCCGTCCCACCGTGCGCAGCTATACCAAGCAGGCGCCTGGCCAGCGCACGCGTGCCGCGGATCCGGCCCGGCTGGTCGCCTTCGAGGTGCTCCGCGCCGTGTCCGAGGATGACGCCTATGCCAACCTCGTACTGCCCAAGAGCATCCGCAAGCACCACCTGGACAAGCGGGACGCCGGGTTCGCCACTGAACTTGCCTACGGCGCCCTGCGCGGGCAGGGAACCTATGACGCGATCCTGGCCAAGTGCGTGGACCGCCCGCTGGAGCGGCTGGACCCTGCCGTTCTGGACGCCCTGCGGATTGGCGCCCATCAGCTGCTGGCGATGCGCGTTCCGGCGCACGCGGCACTGGACCAGACGGTGGGCCTCGCCCGCGCGGTCATTGGTGCCGGCCCGTCAGCACTCATCAACGCCGTGCTGCGCAAGGTTGCAGCACGCGACCTGGACTCCTGGCTCGAGGAACTGACCCGCGGCGAAACTGACCCGACCAAGCGCGCTGCCATTGAACACAGCCATCCGGAATGGATTGTCCGCGCCCTGCGCCAGTCCCTGGTGGCCCACGGCCGCAGCGTCGAGGAAATCACCGACCTGCTGCAGGCGGACAACGACGCCCCGGTGGTGAACCTCGTGGCTCTGCCCGGCCTGGGCACGTTGGATGAGGCACGCGAGGCCGGAGCCGTGGACGGCGAGCTGGTTGCCGACTCGGCCCTGTACTCGGCCGGCGATGTCGGCCGCCTGGAATCCGTCCGAGCCGGAACCACGCGCGTCCAGGACGCCGGATCCCAGCTCGTGGCACGTGCCCTGGCGGCAGTGGACATTGGCGACCGAACCGCCGACGGCAGCCGCGACGGCGAGCAGTGGCTGGACCTTTGCGCCGGCCCCGGCGGCAAGGCAGCTTTGCTGGCCGCCCTGGCCAACGAGAAGGGTGCCATCCTGCTGGCCAACGAACCGGCAGCCCACCGCGCCAAGCTGGTCCGCCAGGCACTGGAAGCAGTTCCGGGCGAGGTCTGGGACGTACGCACCGGGGACGGACGCAGCATTGCCGAGCAGTATCCGGATACCTTTGACCGCATCCTGGTGGACGCCCCGTGCACCGGGCTGGGTGCCCTGCGCCGCCGGCCGGAATCCCGCTGGCGCCGCAAGCCCACCGACGTGGGGGAGCTTGGCGCGCTGCAGCGCGAACTGCTCACCGCAGCGGTCGATGCCGTCAAGCCCGGCGGGGTGGTGGGCTACGTGACCTGCTCGCCGCACCCGGCCGAGACCACCGCCGTCGTCGCCGATGTGCTGCGCCTGCGCAATGACCTCGAACTGCTCGACGCCGGGGCGGCGCTGGACAGCGCCAGCCTCACCGGAAACCTGGAGGCCGGCCACGAGCTCACCGCGCAGCTGTGGCCGCACATCCACCAGACCGATGCGATGTTCCTGGCCCTGATCCGCCGCAAGGTCTAA